One genomic window of Corynebacterium sp. sy039 includes the following:
- the gndA gene encoding NADP-dependent phosphogluconate dehydrogenase, with protein MTVNKELAHIGVIGLAVMGSNLARNFARNGHKVAVFNRSYNKTQALIDNYGNEGSFIPAQTIEEFVASLERPRRAIIMVQAGAATDAVINQLADLMEEGDIIIDGGNALYTDTIRREKEISQRGLNFVGAGISGGEEGALNGPSIMPGGPAESWEALGSLFESIAAKVDSVPCVTHIGPDGAGHFVKMVHNGIEYADMQVIGEAYQLLHSGAGLSPQEISDIFKTWNQGDLDSYLIEITSEVLAQVDQETGKPLVDIVVDAAGQKGTGRWTVKAALDLGTPVTGISEAVFARALSSASAQRQAANNQLPGGSLTTIESLGIDRESFIEDVRRALYASKLVAYAQGFDEIKAGSDEHDWDIDPRGLATIWRGGCIIRAQFLNRIVEAYDNDPQVASLLLDPYFRSELAQLIDSWRRVVVVATQIGQPIPVFSSSLSYYDSLRADRLPAALIQCQRDYFGAHTYKRVDKPGSFHTLWSGDRSEVQTD; from the coding sequence ATGACTGTAAATAAAGAGTTGGCTCATATTGGTGTTATTGGTCTTGCGGTAATGGGCTCAAATTTGGCCAGAAACTTTGCGCGTAATGGGCACAAAGTAGCTGTTTTTAACCGTTCGTATAACAAAACACAAGCGCTCATTGATAATTACGGTAATGAAGGATCTTTTATTCCTGCACAGACCATCGAAGAATTTGTTGCTTCACTAGAACGACCACGCCGAGCAATTATTATGGTGCAGGCTGGTGCGGCGACAGATGCGGTCATCAACCAACTCGCTGACCTAATGGAAGAAGGAGACATTATCATTGATGGTGGTAATGCCCTTTACACGGATACCATCCGACGCGAAAAAGAGATATCTCAGCGTGGTCTTAACTTTGTTGGAGCAGGTATCTCAGGTGGTGAAGAAGGAGCCTTGAATGGTCCTTCTATTATGCCTGGTGGACCAGCAGAATCTTGGGAGGCATTAGGATCCCTTTTCGAGTCAATCGCCGCTAAAGTTGATTCAGTTCCCTGTGTAACCCATATCGGTCCAGATGGAGCTGGTCACTTCGTCAAAATGGTGCATAACGGCATTGAGTACGCAGATATGCAGGTAATCGGAGAAGCATATCAGCTTTTGCACTCTGGAGCAGGACTGAGCCCTCAAGAAATCTCTGATATTTTCAAGACATGGAACCAAGGTGATTTAGATTCTTATCTCATCGAAATTACCTCAGAAGTATTGGCACAAGTAGATCAAGAAACTGGAAAACCACTGGTGGACATAGTAGTCGACGCAGCTGGCCAGAAAGGTACCGGGCGTTGGACAGTAAAAGCAGCTCTTGACCTTGGTACACCAGTCACAGGTATTAGTGAAGCTGTATTTGCTCGTGCATTGTCAAGTGCTAGTGCACAGCGTCAAGCAGCTAATAATCAATTACCTGGTGGCAGCCTCACGACCATTGAATCTTTGGGCATTGATCGAGAAAGCTTTATTGAAGATGTGCGTCGAGCGCTTTATGCCTCAAAACTTGTTGCCTATGCACAAGGTTTTGACGAAATTAAGGCTGGCTCAGATGAACACGACTGGGATATTGATCCGCGAGGATTAGCAACTATCTGGCGAGGCGGATGCATTATCCGTGCACAATTCCTTAACCGCATTGTAGAAGCCTATGATAATGATCCACAGGTAGCATCTTTGCTTTTAGACCCTTACTTCCGATCAGAGCTAGCTCAGCTCATTGATTCCTGGCGTAGAGTTGTGGTTGTTGCTACTCAAATAGGACAACCAATCCCTGTGTTCTCTTCTAGCTTGTCGTATTATGACAGCCTACGTGCAGATCGCCTACCAGCTGCGTTGATCCAATGTCAGCGTGATTACTTCGGCGCACACACATACAAGCGCGTTGATAAACCAGGCTCATTCCATACACTTTGGTCCGGCGACCGATCTGAAGTCCAAACAGACTAA
- a CDS encoding PaaI family thioesterase — protein MSISKKTVDILELLSTIPSEGLSQEDLSIVQQYSGGFTNHLGLLFTHANSEKVCAQLPVKENHLQVTGVVNGGVYCAIAETIGSVMGLIASKGVVVLGVNNSTDFLSSVADGVIEAQARVIKAGRKTQLISIEMFNQEKLVARSTLRTLLVPQ, from the coding sequence ATGTCTATTTCTAAAAAAACGGTAGATATTCTTGAACTTTTAAGCACTATACCTAGTGAAGGTTTGAGCCAGGAAGACCTATCTATAGTGCAACAATATAGTGGGGGATTTACTAACCATTTAGGGTTACTGTTCACGCATGCTAATTCTGAAAAAGTATGCGCTCAGTTACCGGTTAAGGAGAATCACCTACAGGTGACAGGTGTGGTTAATGGCGGTGTTTATTGCGCTATTGCAGAAACTATTGGTTCTGTTATGGGACTTATTGCTTCTAAAGGTGTTGTGGTTTTAGGCGTGAACAACAGCACCGATTTCCTTTCCTCAGTTGCTGATGGAGTTATTGAAGCACAGGCGCGTGTTATTAAAGCAGGGCGCAAGACGCAGCTGATTTCTATCGAGATGTTTAATCAGGAGAAATTGGTTGCGCGTTCGACGTTACGCACATTGCTCGTTCCGCAATAG
- a CDS encoding GlsB/YeaQ/YmgE family stress response membrane protein, which translates to MTLLSQAQESVTYLAASAPALSFIGWLVIGGLAGWIGSKIMGTDGQMGLGLNILVGIIGGFLGGWVLSLIGFDVAGGGKFFSFLTCLVGSCLFLWIFKLISGKK; encoded by the coding sequence ATGACTTTATTATCTCAAGCACAGGAAAGTGTTACATATCTTGCAGCTAGTGCGCCTGCATTAAGTTTTATTGGTTGGCTTGTTATCGGTGGTCTTGCTGGTTGGATCGGCTCAAAGATCATGGGAACCGATGGCCAAATGGGACTCGGACTCAATATCCTCGTTGGTATTATCGGTGGTTTCCTTGGCGGTTGGGTGCTATCGCTGATTGGTTTTGATGTTGCTGGTGGCGGTAAGTTCTTTAGCTTCTTGACCTGCTTGGTCGGGTCTTGCTTGTTCCTCTGGATCTTCAAGTTAATTTCTGGCAAGAAATAA
- a CDS encoding magnesium and cobalt transport protein CorA → MSKLRPAKPAHTTQSKIRVPVERVIDHCWMYLNGIRQSGSCHHASALENLRSRMTEEDQGFIWLSLSGPSEEQMHKIATEFGVHPLIVEDVVGAYQRPKVERYDDQLFMVIRSVQYSDFGHHPRTVQSARQVIETGEMQIVVGDNFVITIRHNTSLPDIDDRINDTTTLAKHGPMSIAWAIADVLVDDYVFISTELADDVDYLEEEVFTPGARINVDQIYLLKREVLEMRHAIDPLDPALKMMIAGNKDILNKQMRSYFRDVLDHEIRVKDDIASHDERLMTLIKAAETKVSIQQNADMRAISAYVGMAAVPTLIAGIYGMNFDNMPELHYRYGYYVVLFIIVAVVCIMWWWFHKQKWL, encoded by the coding sequence ATTTCTAAACTACGCCCTGCTAAACCCGCACATACTACACAATCAAAAATACGTGTCCCTGTTGAAAGGGTCATCGATCACTGCTGGATGTATCTCAACGGCATACGTCAAAGTGGTAGCTGCCATCATGCTTCTGCTCTCGAAAACCTGCGTTCGCGCATGACTGAAGAAGATCAAGGTTTTATTTGGTTAAGTCTCAGCGGCCCGTCGGAAGAGCAAATGCACAAAATTGCAACCGAGTTTGGGGTTCATCCTCTTATCGTAGAGGATGTCGTTGGTGCATATCAGCGCCCAAAGGTAGAGCGCTATGATGATCAATTGTTCATGGTTATTCGTTCGGTGCAGTATTCCGACTTTGGTCATCACCCACGAACCGTTCAGTCAGCTCGCCAAGTTATCGAAACTGGTGAAATGCAGATCGTCGTCGGGGATAATTTTGTGATCACCATCAGGCATAATACTTCCCTACCTGACATTGACGACCGGATCAATGACACAACGACATTAGCAAAGCATGGTCCAATGTCTATTGCCTGGGCAATAGCGGATGTGCTTGTGGATGACTACGTATTCATTAGTACAGAATTAGCTGACGACGTCGACTATCTAGAAGAAGAAGTCTTTACCCCTGGAGCGCGTATCAATGTAGACCAGATATATTTGCTCAAACGTGAGGTACTAGAGATGCGTCATGCCATTGATCCTCTCGACCCTGCCCTAAAGATGATGATTGCGGGTAATAAGGACATTCTCAACAAACAGATGCGCTCTTATTTTCGTGATGTCCTTGATCATGAAATCAGAGTTAAAGATGATATTGCCAGCCATGACGAACGACTCATGACACTGATCAAAGCGGCAGAAACCAAGGTAAGTATCCAGCAAAATGCAGATATGCGTGCCATTTCTGCATATGTTGGCATGGCAGCAGTACCTACCCTAATAGCCGGAATCTATGGCATGAATTTTGATAATATGCCTGAGTTGCATTACCGGTATGGCTATTATGTTGTGCTTTTTATTATTGTCGCGGTTGTATGCATAATGTGGTGGTGGTTCCACAAACAAAAATGGCTATAA
- a CDS encoding NAD(P)/FAD-dependent oxidoreductase, translating into MSETAFRPESGRHHVVVIGSGFGGLSAVKNLKDADVDITLIDRTNHHLFQPLLYQVATGVLSSGEIAPATRQILAGQDNVNVVKAEVTDIDTASKTVTATLEQHNKVFAYDSLIIAAGAGQSYFGNDHFAQYAPGMKSIDDALEIRSRIIDAFERAELTEDPAEREKLLTFVIVGAGPTGVELAGQVAELAHRTLAGAYSRFNPANAKIILLDGAPQVLPPFGKNLGRKAQRQLEKIGVSVKLNAIVTDVNETSVTYKSTADDSTHTIEAFCKIWSAGVAASPLGKLVADQLGVEADRAGRVSVNPDLSVGAEKNVFIIGDMMSLNRLPGVAQVAIQGGAYVAEQIAAEAAGRSAEEREPFDYYDKGSMAIISRFYAVVKMDKTELTGFGAWLMWLAVHVAFLIGFRNRAGAVFTWLLNAVARKRWNMDTTRQQLHSRLALDKKADEK; encoded by the coding sequence ATGTCTGAGACTGCGTTTCGTCCAGAAAGCGGACGTCACCATGTAGTTGTCATTGGTTCTGGATTCGGTGGTCTATCTGCCGTCAAAAACCTTAAAGATGCAGATGTCGATATCACACTTATTGACCGCACAAACCATCATCTATTCCAGCCACTACTCTACCAAGTAGCAACTGGTGTTCTTTCCTCAGGCGAAATCGCTCCTGCTACTCGCCAAATCCTTGCCGGACAAGACAATGTTAATGTTGTCAAAGCAGAAGTCACAGATATTGATACAGCAAGCAAAACAGTAACTGCGACCCTAGAGCAGCACAACAAAGTTTTTGCTTATGATTCCCTCATTATTGCTGCTGGTGCTGGTCAGTCTTACTTTGGTAATGATCACTTTGCGCAATATGCGCCAGGCATGAAAAGCATTGATGACGCACTAGAGATTCGTTCCCGCATTATTGATGCTTTTGAGCGTGCAGAACTAACCGAAGACCCAGCTGAGCGTGAGAAGCTACTCACTTTCGTGATTGTCGGCGCAGGTCCAACCGGTGTTGAGCTTGCTGGACAGGTCGCTGAATTAGCGCATCGTACTCTAGCTGGAGCTTACTCTCGTTTCAACCCAGCAAATGCAAAAATCATTCTTCTCGACGGTGCGCCACAGGTATTGCCTCCTTTCGGAAAGAATCTTGGGCGAAAAGCACAGCGTCAATTAGAAAAAATTGGTGTTTCAGTAAAACTCAACGCAATTGTGACTGATGTAAACGAGACATCTGTAACTTATAAGTCCACAGCTGATGACTCTACCCACACAATCGAAGCATTCTGCAAAATTTGGTCTGCTGGTGTTGCGGCATCACCACTGGGCAAACTTGTTGCTGATCAACTCGGTGTCGAAGCAGACCGCGCAGGTCGTGTATCTGTTAATCCAGATCTCAGCGTTGGTGCTGAGAAAAATGTGTTCATCATTGGCGATATGATGTCGCTCAACCGTCTGCCAGGTGTTGCACAAGTTGCAATCCAAGGCGGTGCATATGTAGCAGAACAAATCGCTGCTGAAGCTGCAGGACGCTCCGCTGAGGAACGTGAGCCTTTCGACTATTACGATAAAGGTTCTATGGCGATTATTTCACGTTTCTACGCAGTAGTGAAGATGGATAAGACCGAACTCACTGGGTTTGGTGCATGGCTAATGTGGCTTGCTGTCCATGTCGCTTTCCTTATTGGTTTCCGCAACCGCGCTGGAGCAGTATTCACGTGGTTACTTAACGCAGTTGCCCGTAAGCGCTGGAATATGGATACTACTCGCCAGCAGCTACATTCTCGTCTAGCACTCGATAAGAAAGCCGACGAGAAATAA
- a CDS encoding class I SAM-dependent methyltransferase, which yields MDNTAQHTYSRAQFSIDAQTWPRIAQVPDGTWTAWRARAAEAKFAAAAAKAELTLSGNDADLTIVEDSLFARIAAGGWLGLAEGYMAGEWESDNLAVVLEKLIRAGYNPRIPRRLAADISDSYTGMELPPQLIRLFSGDGMSASGTVFSSGVPTTERIAVKNYAATAKTAQVTKVRQPAQRYIDDTTLTDPTYVEKQDLSGAQLHNIAMLLDAAHVRQGSHILDFPSSGGSLAIMAARRKAIVDAISSDADFVQDIRSVIHAAKVSDNVHIELSDSPLVDPREWSVDYDVISCVEKLEHMDQRTKREYIRKIDRLLNHSGIFVSQTIVSREKSRTKAEAALSLGKAYLWSAQEFSDLDSLRKLFDTHSNLRVISQTHIANHYARGLALQRQMFQSQERQAAADGFDAVYRRMWVYYLSMKEALIHSGLLDVVQLVAVRPSRRRNV from the coding sequence ATGGATAATACAGCGCAACATACTTATTCGCGTGCACAATTTTCCATTGACGCTCAGACATGGCCGCGTATTGCACAAGTTCCAGATGGCACCTGGACTGCCTGGAGAGCACGTGCTGCAGAAGCAAAATTCGCAGCTGCAGCTGCAAAAGCTGAGCTCACATTATCTGGCAACGATGCAGATTTGACCATCGTGGAGGATTCACTTTTTGCCCGTATTGCTGCTGGCGGTTGGCTTGGGTTGGCAGAAGGGTATATGGCAGGCGAGTGGGAATCAGATAACTTAGCTGTGGTATTGGAAAAACTTATTCGAGCCGGTTACAATCCAAGAATTCCTCGTCGTCTTGCTGCTGACATCAGTGATTCATATACCGGTATGGAATTGCCACCACAGCTCATTCGTCTATTTTCTGGCGACGGTATGAGTGCCTCGGGTACAGTTTTTTCTTCAGGAGTGCCTACTACAGAGCGCATTGCAGTGAAAAACTACGCAGCAACTGCAAAAACCGCACAAGTAACGAAGGTTCGACAGCCTGCACAGCGTTATATCGATGACACAACACTGACTGATCCTACATATGTAGAGAAACAAGATCTTTCAGGTGCTCAGCTGCATAATATAGCCATGCTCTTGGATGCGGCGCATGTTCGCCAGGGCAGTCATATATTGGATTTTCCGAGTTCAGGTGGCTCTTTAGCAATTATGGCTGCGCGTCGCAAAGCTATTGTGGATGCAATTAGTTCAGATGCTGACTTTGTCCAAGATATTCGCTCTGTAATACATGCGGCAAAAGTAAGCGATAATGTTCATATTGAGCTCAGCGATTCGCCTCTAGTAGATCCACGAGAATGGTCTGTGGACTATGATGTAATCAGCTGTGTAGAGAAGCTAGAGCACATGGATCAACGCACGAAGCGTGAATATATTCGCAAAATTGATCGGTTGCTAAACCACTCTGGTATTTTTGTTTCTCAAACTATTGTTTCACGAGAAAAAAGCCGTACAAAAGCTGAGGCTGCATTATCTTTAGGTAAGGCTTATTTGTGGTCAGCGCAAGAGTTTAGCGATCTTGATTCCTTGCGCAAGTTGTTTGATACACACAGTAATTTGCGCGTCATTTCCCAGACGCATATCGCTAATCATTATGCACGTGGGTTGGCGCTACAGCGTCAAATGTTTCAGTCGCAGGAACGTCAGGCGGCGGCAGATGGTTTTGATGCCGTGTATAGACGTATGTGGGTGTATTACCTGTCAATGAAAGAAGCGTTGATACATTCTGGACTTCTTGATGTGGTGCAGCTAGTTGCAGTGCGCCCAAGTCGGCGACGAAACGTATAA
- a CDS encoding YceI family protein: protein MDKKRKIIIFSTVAAVILLSTFALVTVLYPLFNGPGIKTEELDASKAQPASTDVDGHWQIAYGSAPNISSVGFTFHEILPAEKRITSGSTQSIRGNVYVENKTLTSGRIEVNMDDISSDQEKRDINVRSKIFETDKYPTATFDVAEKVDLSTIGDHAEVAEIDVPGDLSIHGKTHRVVPTFKVVRSGKQIILSTTIPINRLDYDVQTPEFVAAKIDENGEINVRLTLEK from the coding sequence ATGGATAAAAAACGCAAAATCATTATATTCTCTACTGTTGCTGCAGTTATTCTGCTATCAACTTTTGCTTTAGTAACTGTTCTTTATCCGTTATTCAATGGTCCAGGAATTAAGACAGAAGAGTTAGACGCCTCAAAAGCGCAGCCGGCAAGCACTGATGTTGATGGACATTGGCAGATCGCATATGGTTCTGCGCCTAATATCAGTTCAGTTGGTTTTACCTTTCATGAGATACTTCCTGCGGAAAAGCGGATAACCTCTGGTTCGACGCAGAGCATACGCGGAAATGTTTATGTTGAAAACAAAACTTTAACATCTGGGCGTATTGAAGTTAATATGGACGACATCAGTTCCGATCAGGAAAAACGTGATATCAATGTTCGGAGTAAAATTTTCGAGACAGATAAATATCCCACGGCAACATTTGATGTAGCAGAAAAAGTTGATCTCAGCACAATTGGTGATCATGCGGAAGTCGCAGAGATTGACGTTCCAGGCGATCTCAGCATTCATGGAAAGACTCACAGGGTCGTACCAACGTTTAAGGTTGTGCGTAGCGGGAAGCAGATTATTTTATCGACTACGATTCCAATTAATCGCTTAGATTATGATGTGCAAACTCCTGAATTTGTTGCAGCGAAGATTGATGAAAATGGCGAAATCAATGTGCGATTAACTTTAGAGAAGTAA
- a CDS encoding RNA polymerase-binding protein RbpA, protein MADRVLRGSRMGAVSYETDRDHDLAPRQLVRYKTETDEVYEVPFADDAEIPSTWLCKNGQIGYLMEGEGSEAKVTKPPRTHWDMLRERRSIEELDLLLEERIDQLRKRRRNAQRLLKQQQEEAAKQS, encoded by the coding sequence ATGGCAGATCGTGTTCTTCGCGGCAGCCGCATGGGTGCTGTGAGTTATGAAACAGATCGTGACCATGATTTGGCACCACGCCAATTGGTTCGATACAAAACTGAAACTGACGAGGTTTATGAAGTACCATTCGCTGATGATGCGGAGATACCATCAACTTGGCTATGCAAAAATGGGCAAATTGGTTACCTCATGGAGGGCGAAGGCAGCGAAGCAAAAGTCACCAAACCGCCTCGTACACACTGGGATATGCTCAGAGAGCGTCGCTCTATCGAAGAACTAGATTTACTTCTTGAAGAACGTATCGATCAATTACGCAAGCGTCGTCGAAATGCGCAACGTTTGCTTAAACAGCAACAAGAAGAAGCTGCTAAACAAAGCTAA
- a CDS encoding polyprenol monophosphomannose synthase, with amino-acid sequence MSKPSEKTLVIIPTYNELENLPLITGRVRSATPDVDILIVDDNSPDGTGAAADELATNDDHIHVLHRQGKGGLCGAYVAGFRWGLERDYTVLCEMDADGSHAPEQLYLLLREVDDGADLVIGSRYVPGGEVINWPKKRWILSKGGNIYISLALGAGLSDMTAGYRAFRREVLEAINLDELSNAGYIFQVDMAFRVVRAGFDVREVPITFTEREIGESKLSGSFVKDSLLEVTQWGFAHRKQQLSDFISDFSGLIKHEIQEKMRNK; translated from the coding sequence ATGTCAAAGCCCAGCGAGAAAACTTTAGTAATTATCCCCACGTATAACGAGTTGGAGAATCTACCACTCATTACTGGTCGAGTACGAAGCGCTACGCCTGATGTTGATATCCTTATCGTTGATGACAATAGTCCAGATGGTACTGGTGCAGCGGCTGACGAGTTAGCAACAAATGACGACCATATCCATGTACTACATCGTCAGGGTAAAGGTGGGTTATGCGGCGCATATGTAGCTGGTTTCCGTTGGGGATTAGAGCGTGATTATACCGTTCTGTGTGAAATGGACGCAGATGGCTCTCATGCCCCTGAGCAGCTTTATTTATTGTTACGCGAAGTTGATGATGGTGCTGATCTCGTCATTGGTTCTCGCTATGTTCCTGGTGGTGAGGTAATCAATTGGCCTAAAAAGCGTTGGATTTTATCTAAGGGAGGAAATATCTATATTTCCTTAGCACTTGGTGCAGGCTTATCCGATATGACTGCTGGTTATCGTGCTTTTAGACGTGAGGTTCTTGAGGCAATTAATCTTGATGAGCTCTCTAATGCTGGATATATTTTCCAAGTTGATATGGCCTTTAGGGTTGTGCGTGCTGGGTTTGATGTTCGCGAGGTTCCTATCACTTTCACAGAACGCGAAATTGGTGAGTCAAAATTATCCGGTAGCTTTGTCAAGGATTCACTTTTAGAGGTAACTCAATGGGGTTTTGCGCATCGAAAGCAGCAGCTTAGCGATTTCATCAGTGATTTTTCTGGGCTGATAAAGCATGAAATTCAAGAAAAAATGCGTAACAAATAA
- the lnt gene encoding apolipoprotein N-acyltransferase — protein sequence MKTVFPLLLRTGAAALSGILIYASYAPLGWYCAAIIGVALLFLALAPATLIRELSSFALRNKQPLKKTKHKATTKKKTPISTLDLSGRTRFFLGFVHGMVLYLLLLPWIGELVGAFPYVALCVYLSLWSGLLGVCFSIISKKFVRGALVCFPFIYATIEWGRSTIPFGGFAWVRLAWGQVDSPLVYFAPWGGAPLVSFLTTGIAMLFLALCLSQFFRKVLISLIVFGLINVNAWLSGGSADQGHIKVAAVQGNVPQLGLEFNAQRRAVLRNHVVETEKITQPVDAVFWPENAADVNPFSDTQAGLMLGQALDRVQAPILLGTITEDASGLHNTMVVMDPRTGKGDEHNKKFLQPFGEYMPWRSFFRMFTPLVDLAGDFKPGNGTGTVAMHTAQSNQNITVGITTCYEVAFDQAGHSAINAGAQILTTPTNNATFGFSDMTYQQLAMSRMRAIELDRSVIVAATSGVSALIDPDGVVKQKTEIFTSDTLIDDMPLRSSVTFSARYGHFVEPILGCIGIVLLGISIFSQRVRK from the coding sequence ATGAAAACAGTTTTTCCTCTTTTACTCAGGACAGGTGCAGCCGCATTATCTGGAATTTTAATCTATGCGTCCTATGCGCCTCTCGGCTGGTATTGTGCTGCCATTATCGGGGTGGCACTACTTTTTCTCGCATTGGCACCAGCGACTCTTATCAGAGAGCTTAGTTCCTTTGCGTTGCGCAACAAGCAGCCTCTGAAAAAAACAAAACACAAGGCCACAACGAAAAAGAAAACTCCCATATCAACTCTGGATCTGTCTGGGCGCACCAGATTTTTCCTTGGGTTTGTTCATGGCATGGTTCTTTATTTGCTGCTTTTGCCGTGGATCGGCGAATTAGTTGGCGCGTTCCCTTATGTGGCTCTATGTGTCTACCTCAGCTTATGGTCAGGGCTATTAGGTGTATGCTTCTCGATTATTAGCAAAAAGTTCGTTCGTGGGGCATTAGTATGTTTCCCTTTTATCTATGCAACAATCGAGTGGGGCAGAAGTACCATACCTTTTGGTGGCTTTGCTTGGGTGCGCTTAGCATGGGGACAAGTAGACAGCCCGCTCGTGTATTTTGCCCCTTGGGGGGGCGCTCCTTTGGTCAGTTTTCTTACTACTGGTATCGCAATGCTTTTTCTTGCGCTTTGCCTCTCTCAATTTTTTAGAAAAGTGCTTATCAGCCTCATTGTCTTTGGTCTTATTAATGTGAATGCATGGCTTAGTGGTGGCAGTGCTGACCAAGGGCATATAAAGGTAGCAGCAGTTCAAGGCAATGTACCGCAACTTGGTTTAGAATTCAATGCACAACGTCGAGCGGTATTGCGTAATCATGTGGTAGAAACTGAAAAAATCACTCAACCTGTGGATGCTGTATTTTGGCCGGAAAATGCCGCGGATGTTAACCCATTCAGTGATACTCAAGCTGGGCTTATGCTGGGTCAAGCCTTGGATCGCGTTCAGGCACCGATTTTGCTCGGTACGATTACCGAGGATGCTTCTGGGCTCCATAACACTATGGTTGTGATGGATCCGCGCACTGGTAAAGGAGATGAGCATAATAAAAAATTTCTCCAACCATTTGGCGAGTATATGCCGTGGAGAAGTTTTTTCCGGATGTTTACCCCTTTAGTAGACCTCGCCGGTGATTTTAAGCCTGGTAATGGTACTGGTACTGTCGCAATGCATACTGCGCAATCCAATCAAAATATAACCGTAGGCATAACAACTTGCTATGAGGTAGCTTTCGATCAGGCAGGGCATAGCGCTATCAATGCCGGCGCACAAATCCTTACAACCCCGACTAATAATGCGACTTTTGGCTTTAGCGATATGACTTATCAGCAATTGGCAATGAGCAGAATGAGGGCTATTGAATTAGACCGAAGCGTCATCGTAGCAGCTACTTCTGGTGTTTCTGCGCTTATCGATCCAGATGGCGTCGTAAAGCAAAAAACAGAAATTTTCACTTCTGATACGCTTATCGACGATATGCCTTTGCGGTCTTCTGTTACTTTTTCTGCGCGATATGGTCATTTTGTTGAACCGATCCTTGGCTGCATCGGGATCGTGCTATTGGGGATCAGTATCTTTTCTCAGCGTGTACGTAAGTAG
- a CDS encoding FxsA family protein, translated as MLRTGTMAAMPLIIPALVYIVVESVVFWLVAHLIGTGWALLLLIAFFFLGLILATMQMRSIAARLAHGKATPGKALGNLGLVAAGCVFITLPGFVSSAIGFLLINSGTRSVIQTRLSKKMRKKIEDLGMRGFEATNQYRQRSSYGYFADTHTDAAPSSPSEEDETSIRIWSQHVDPDDFKE; from the coding sequence ATGCTTAGAACAGGTACTATGGCAGCTATGCCGTTGATTATTCCTGCACTTGTCTATATTGTCGTTGAGTCTGTGGTCTTTTGGCTAGTGGCACACTTAATTGGTACAGGTTGGGCATTACTATTGCTTATTGCATTTTTCTTTTTAGGGCTCATCCTAGCGACCATGCAAATGCGCTCAATTGCAGCCCGTCTGGCTCACGGCAAAGCAACCCCAGGTAAGGCACTTGGGAATCTAGGTTTAGTAGCTGCCGGTTGTGTTTTCATTACGTTACCTGGCTTTGTCAGCAGCGCCATTGGTTTTTTACTGATTAATTCTGGTACGCGCTCTGTCATTCAGACACGACTATCAAAGAAAATGCGTAAGAAAATTGAAGATCTTGGTATGCGTGGTTTTGAGGCAACTAACCAATATCGGCAGCGATCCTCCTATGGTTATTTTGCTGATACGCATACTGATGCAGCGCCATCGTCACCATCTGAGGAAGACGAAACTAGCATTCGCATTTGGTCCCAGCACGTTGATCCAGATGATTTCAAGGAATAG